The Campylobacter curvus genome includes the window AGAGATATAAATTTTGAAAGCGTTTTAAGGCAAAAAGCGGACGAAATTTATAATGCCAAAAGCTCAAAAAAGCTTGAGCTTGCAAAGACCGACGAAGCGCATTTTGCGGCGGTCGATTTTCCTAAAAACGATAGCGCGCAGGTATTTTTACGCGACGGACATATGGCTAGGAACGACGCAAATACGGTCGATCTTGACGTAGAAACGACCGAGCTTAGCAAAAACAACATCATGGTAAGTGCGATCGACGGAGCGTATAAGACTCAAGGCAATATCTTTAAAAGCGTCATCGACGCAAGCAGCAAAATTTAGGAGATAGGATGTCATACTTAAATGATTTTGACATAAGCGGATACGGACTTAGCGCGCAACGCTTCAGGATGAATGTGATAAGCTCGAATATCGCAAACGCTCAAACTACCCGCACCGCCGAGGGTGGACCGTATAGAAGGCAAGAGGTCGTTTTTAAGGCGTTTGACTTTGATAAAATTTTAAACGAAGAGATGAAAAACTCGGGCGGCTTACTAGAATACGAAAATCCGCTTGACGATCCAAGCTCGCCCAAAAATGCGCATCCGTCGCTAATGAGCGTCGTAGTGGATAAAGTAGTGCGCGACGATAAGGATTTTATGCTAAAATACGATCCTAGCCACCCGGATGCGAATGCAAACGGATATGTCGCATTTCCAAATATAAATCCGGTCATCGAGATGGCCGATCTTGTCGAGGCGACCAGGGCTTATCAAGCAAACGTAGCCGCTTTTCAAAGCGCAAAAACGATAGCTCAAAGTGCTATCACACTTCTATCAGGACAATTATCATGATAAATAATATCGAAAAACTAAATGGCGTATCCGGCTCTCAAAATAGCAAAAAGATAGCTCCGGCAGCAGATGGCAGCGACTTTGCCAGCATGCTAAACGACTCGCTAAAAGAACTCAATAAAGTCCAAGAAAATGCCGATAAAGCCATCGCCGATCTAGCTACCGGCGAGGTAAAAGACCTGCACCAAGCGGCTCTAGCCATCGGCAAAGCAGAGACTAGCATGAAGCTCATGCTTGAAATCCGTAACAAAGCGCTCAGCGCATATAAAGAAATTTCAAGAACCCAAATTTAAAGCTTTATGAATCCCAAAAAATCAAAAATAACCATACTTTTTTTATTTATCACATTTGGGATCATCATCTTTGTCGCGGTAGTATTTTACCGAGCGACGATCGAACGCAGACTGCCTAAACTCCAAACTAGCGAGATAAACACCGCACTTCGCGGCAATATCGTAACAAAAGACGGCTTTAGCGTATCCTCCAGCCAAAAGCTCTATAAAGTCATGCTAGACACCAGAAACATCGATCCTAACAAAAAAGAGATGTTTATCAAGCTTTATTCGCTTTACAGCGGCGACGATCCTGACAAAGTAAGAAAGATAATAAACGCCACCAAAGGGCTTGTCACACTATCTTACAGTATCGATGCAAAGGGTGCTACATATCTTCAAGAGCTCTCAAGAAAGCTAAATAGAAAAAGCATCTTGATCTCCTATCAAGACCCAAAGACAGGACTGGCTTCCTTTCAAGGTATGCGTATAATGGAAAGCGGGCAAAACAGGCTTTTCATGTCAAAAAGTGCGCTGACACCGGTCATCGGATACGTCAATAAAACCGAGAGCGACGCACTCACTAAAAGTAAAGGCGTAAAAGGGCTCGAAAAATACTACGAGGACTATCTGGCACCGATACAAAACGCCAAAATTTTAGGCCCTAGAGACATAGGCAACAACATAATCCTAACAAGCGACTCAAATCTGGCAAACAGAGTGGACGGCTACAACGCTGTGCTCTCCATACCGCTGAAATTTCAAACCAAGATCGAGCAGATATTAGACGATAGGCGAGAATTTTTAGACGCCAAGGAGCTTGTCATTTGTATAATGAACAGCAAAAACGGCGAAATTTTAGCCCTCGCCTCAAGCTCCAGATACGATCCCTCAAATATCAAAAAGCAAGACTACGGTGCGCTAAATTCTACCGCGACAGAATACGCATACGAGGCTGGCTCGGTATTCAAGCCCTTTGTCTTCGCCCTCTTGCTTCAAGAAAAAAAGGTAAATCCTTTTGAACTCGTAAATACCTACAACGGCCGCTATCAGCTTGGCAAGCGCATCATCAAAGACACGCACCCAGAGCCCTTCATGAGCGCGGAGGATGTCATCGTGCATAGCTCAAATATCGGCATGATACAGCTAGTAGAGCGCCTAAACGGTCCACAAATTTATCAAGGGCTTTTAAACTTCGGCTTTTCAAGAAAGAGTGGCATCGATATGCCATACGAGCAAGTAGGCATGATGCCGACGGTAAATAAGCTAAATTCCTCCACCTACAAAGCGACCGTGAGCTATGGATACGGCCTACAAGCGACATTTATGCAGCTTTTAAAAGCCTACAACACCTTCAACAACAAAGGCGTCGAGGTCACGCCTCATATAGTCGAATTCCTGGAGAAAAACGGCAAGCGCTTCGAGCTGCCAAAGCCTGAACCCCAGCAAGTCATCAGCCAAGAAACAGCTAAGATCATGAAAAGGATACTCATCAAAACCGTAGAAAAGGGAACCGGTCTAAAGGCGATGACACCGGGTCTTGAAGTGGGCGGCAAAACGGGAACGGCGCACATAGCCTCCGGCAAAGGCGGATACAGCAACACTTATAATGGCTCGTTTTTTGGCTTCGCAAACGACACCAAAGGCAACAGCTACACCATCGGCGTACTAGCGCGCGACCCTAAAAAGCCGTATTATTACTTTGGTGCGCAAAGTGCGCTACCGACCTTTAAAAAAGCGATCGATCTGATGATAGAAGAGGGATATCTCGTACCCGATCAACAGGTCATAGCTGAATTTGAAGCTAAAAAAGAGAAGCAAAAAGACGAGAAAGCAAAGCCGCAAAAGCAAATTTTAGACTGAAAATTTGGACGCTATCGTTTGGCGACGTCCAAATTCAGGCCATTGCCTACAATAGTCCAAACTCCGAAAGGACGGAATTTAGATCGACAGACGAGCTTGAAGTGCCGGCTAGCTTCTTTTGCCTCTCAAGCAAAGTCGAGCTCGTCATGGCGGCGTTTAGCTCCTTGCGATACTCGCTTAGCAGTTCGTCCACGACCTTTGCGAGCTCAGCCCTTTGGCTATCCGTTTTGCTCGCGTCATTGAGCCCCAAAAGCTCGGTGAGCTCCTTTTTCTTTTGCTGGATCTTCTGCTCTATCTTGTCGGCGTTTAGCTGCGTGAGATATCCGTAGGCGCCAAGCTCGGTGAGTTTGCGCTTGAATTCCTCGACGCTACCTGAAATTTTAGACTCGCTAGCTACTTTTTTGAGCGAAAGGTTCAAAATTTCATCAAAACTATTGCTTTTGTTTTTGCCGTTAGCCTTACCGCGTTGAAGCAGATAATCAACAATATCGTTGTTCTCGACTCTCATGTATCTCCTTTAAGATGAGATACTTTACGCAAGCAAATTTTATTCCACTGCGTATCGCAAGATGAAATTTACAAATTCATCGCTAAAGTTAGGGCACTCCACGACATCGTAAAAGCTAAAGCCAAGCTCATCGGCAACACGCTTATATTCTATGACAAGCTCGAAGATCGTCTCCGAGTTGTCGATGCAAAATGAGATCGGATAGATGAGCGCTTTTTTGCTCTCACAAACCTTCAAAGCCTCGTTTAATGGCGGCTCCAGCCATTTAACCGGTCCTAGTCTGGACTGATAGGCTAGCTTGATCTCTTTAAATTTTAAACCCTCATCGTTTAGCATTTTTGAGAGTATTTTTACATGCTCTTTGACGTGAGCCTCGTATATATCGCCGTTATCGATGATCTTTTGAGGCAAAGAGTGAGCCGAAAATATCAAACTCATATCGCTGATATCAACGCCTAAAATTTTATTTTTTATGCTCTTTATGATGAGCTCGTTGTAGCTTTGCTCATCATAAAATGGCTTTAGCACGCGTATCTCGCCCTTAAAATTTAGCTTTTTACAGGCTTTTTCAAGGTCATTTAGGCTAGAGACCACCGTAGTCACCGAGTGATGCGGATACAGCGGCAAAACGATCACTTCGTCAAAATTTTGATATCTTGCGAGCACATCTTTTGTAAATGGCGGCGTGTAGTTCATCGCAAAATCTACTGCGTATTCATCTTGGTAGTTTGAAATTTTATCGCAAAGCGCTTGAATGAGCTCGCATATCGGAGACTTGCCTCCTATTTTGGCGTAGTTTCGTTGCGCGGTCTTGAGTCGTCCTTTGGTTATCATCATCGCTACGAATTTTCGCAAAATTTTGTTTTTTATCCCCAGGATACAGGGGTCGTTGAACATATTTTTTAAAAAGATCTCGATCTCTTCGGGCTTGCTAGGGCCGCCCATATTTAGGAGCAATATAAGTTTTTTCATGCAAAAAGCTCTTTGATCTTTATAGCGTCATCCACGCTTGAGAGCTCGTCGCTATCGCCGCTTTGACAAAGATCGTAAAAGGCGTCGTATTGCGCTCTTAGCTCGTTCATCTGCGCGTCTATCTTTAAATTTATCTGCCCGTCCTCGGTGAGCTGATGAAGTCTGTAATGTATAAGATCGCCGAAATACACGCCGCTTTTTGCATTCACTTCGATGCCAAAGCGCTCGAACGATCCGCAAAAAGAGTCGGTGATACTTACTAAAATTTGGTTTTTGCTTTTGAAATTTATGATGGCGTTGTCAGAGGATCTGGTGTTGGTTTTATTTGTCTGCATGCAGGAAAATTCGCAAATTTCACTCTCCAGTAGGGTCTTTGCCAGATCGATGTCGCACAAAGAGAGCTCATTTATGATGTTTCCCTCGTGCGAGGGCTTAAAATGAGCGATATTTACGCTATATACTTCCTCTTCTCTAGCAAGCGCTCTTTTCAGCGATACGACCGTGGGGTTAAACCTCTCATCAACTCCCGTGCAAACTCGCGCTTTATTCACGCCCGCAGCGTATTTTATCTCTTTAAGCTCACTGGCGTTTTTAAAGATCGGGCGAGAGATCAGGATATTTTGACAGTATTTCACGCTCTGACAAAACGCATCCATCGTCTCTTGATGCGGCAGACAAAGCACGATGGCTTGGGGTTTGGCTACTTCTATGAAGCGCTTGAAATCGGTAAAAAATTCAGCCCTGCAAAAGGTATCGGTATTTTGTTTGTCAAAGACGCCGCAAACTTCAAATTTATCAGAACGCCTAAGCTCTGCGTAGTGCCTTTTGCCAACATCCGAATAGCCAACGATACCGATCTTTAGCTTCATTTGCGCCCTTTAAAATTTTAGAAATTTTTAATAATTATATGGCTCTATTCTGACAAAGTATTGATTTTTAACTCTCAATAGCGAAATCAAACCTTGTGAAGCGACGCTATCGCCGCCGATTTACAGGGAAGCGGTAGCTGACCGCGTA containing:
- the flgB gene encoding flagellar basal body rod protein FlgB; its protein translation is MFVVQTSKSRPLVEAAMAAREMRQKLISGNIANIDTPFYKARDINFESVLRQKADEIYNAKSSKKLELAKTDEAHFAAVDFPKNDSAQVFLRDGHMARNDANTVDLDVETTELSKNNIMVSAIDGAYKTQGNIFKSVIDASSKI
- the flgC gene encoding flagellar basal body rod protein FlgC; translation: MSYLNDFDISGYGLSAQRFRMNVISSNIANAQTTRTAEGGPYRRQEVVFKAFDFDKILNEEMKNSGGLLEYENPLDDPSSPKNAHPSLMSVVVDKVVRDDKDFMLKYDPSHPDANANGYVAFPNINPVIEMADLVEATRAYQANVAAFQSAKTIAQSAITLLSGQLS
- the fliE gene encoding flagellar hook-basal body complex protein FliE, which encodes MINNIEKLNGVSGSQNSKKIAPAADGSDFASMLNDSLKELNKVQENADKAIADLATGEVKDLHQAALAIGKAETSMKLMLEIRNKALSAYKEISRTQI
- a CDS encoding peptidoglycan D,D-transpeptidase FtsI family protein gives rise to the protein MNPKKSKITILFLFITFGIIIFVAVVFYRATIERRLPKLQTSEINTALRGNIVTKDGFSVSSSQKLYKVMLDTRNIDPNKKEMFIKLYSLYSGDDPDKVRKIINATKGLVTLSYSIDAKGATYLQELSRKLNRKSILISYQDPKTGLASFQGMRIMESGQNRLFMSKSALTPVIGYVNKTESDALTKSKGVKGLEKYYEDYLAPIQNAKILGPRDIGNNIILTSDSNLANRVDGYNAVLSIPLKFQTKIEQILDDRREFLDAKELVICIMNSKNGEILALASSSRYDPSNIKKQDYGALNSTATEYAYEAGSVFKPFVFALLLQEKKVNPFELVNTYNGRYQLGKRIIKDTHPEPFMSAEDVIVHSSNIGMIQLVERLNGPQIYQGLLNFGFSRKSGIDMPYEQVGMMPTVNKLNSSTYKATVSYGYGLQATFMQLLKAYNTFNNKGVEVTPHIVEFLEKNGKRFELPKPEPQQVISQETAKIMKRILIKTVEKGTGLKAMTPGLEVGGKTGTAHIASGKGGYSNTYNGSFFGFANDTKGNSYTIGVLARDPKKPYYYFGAQSALPTFKKAIDLMIEEGYLVPDQQVIAEFEAKKEKQKDEKAKPQKQILD
- the hemH gene encoding ferrochelatase; translated protein: MKKLILLLNMGGPSKPEEIEIFLKNMFNDPCILGIKNKILRKFVAMMITKGRLKTAQRNYAKIGGKSPICELIQALCDKISNYQDEYAVDFAMNYTPPFTKDVLARYQNFDEVIVLPLYPHHSVTTVVSSLNDLEKACKKLNFKGEIRVLKPFYDEQSYNELIIKSIKNKILGVDISDMSLIFSAHSLPQKIIDNGDIYEAHVKEHVKILSKMLNDEGLKFKEIKLAYQSRLGPVKWLEPPLNEALKVCESKKALIYPISFCIDNSETIFELVIEYKRVADELGFSFYDVVECPNFSDEFVNFILRYAVE
- a CDS encoding Gfo/Idh/MocA family protein, producing MKLKIGIVGYSDVGKRHYAELRRSDKFEVCGVFDKQNTDTFCRAEFFTDFKRFIEVAKPQAIVLCLPHQETMDAFCQSVKYCQNILISRPIFKNASELKEIKYAAGVNKARVCTGVDERFNPTVVSLKRALAREEEVYSVNIAHFKPSHEGNIINELSLCDIDLAKTLLESEICEFSCMQTNKTNTRSSDNAIINFKSKNQILVSITDSFCGSFERFGIEVNAKSGVYFGDLIHYRLHQLTEDGQINLKIDAQMNELRAQYDAFYDLCQSGDSDELSSVDDAIKIKELFA